The following proteins are co-located in the Hemiscyllium ocellatum isolate sHemOce1 chromosome 34, sHemOce1.pat.X.cur, whole genome shotgun sequence genome:
- the hscb gene encoding iron-sulfur cluster co-chaperone protein HscB codes for MLRGLLRRVAPTVTLRVEAPSPRVLSPGTPLSSRALRPPSWAAACPLLPAGRRAFCSGPSGCWRCGAERASGAEEAVAAFFCPSCRALQPPDRRRDYFQLLGLQRRYRLDAEQLRRSVRRLQRELHPDNFSRGSEDERRFSEEQSALVNEAYGTLLRPLSRGVYLLRLELPGEAGLGEEPESGQADSGEDPTFLAAVLRLNERLEEARGPEEIGQVSEEVEARLRELDAEVARAFEGGRPRDALPLLKQMRYWSSLGDRIKERLLPR; via the coding sequence ATGCTGCGCGGGCTGCTCCGGCGCGTGGCTCCAACCGTCACCTTGAGGGTGGAGGCCCCCTCCCCCCGTGTCCTCTCCCCGGGGACCCCCCTCTCGTCCCGGGCCCTCAGGCCTCCCTCCTGGGCCGCAGCCTGTCCGCTCCTCCCCGCAGGCCGCCGCGCTTTCTGCAGCGGGCCAAGCGGCTGCTGGCGGTGTGGGGCGGAGCGGGCCTCCGGGGCGGAAGAGGCGGTGGCGGCCTTTTTCTGCCCGTCCTGTCGCGCCTTGCAGCCCCCGGACCGGCGCCGCGACTACTTCCAGCTGCTGGGCCTCCAGCGCCGCTACCGCCTGGACGCCGAGCAGCTGCGGCGGAGCGTGCGGCGCCTCCAGCGGGAGCTGCACCCGGACAACTTCAGCCGCGGCTCCGAGGACGAGCGCCGCTTCTCGGAGGAGCAGTCGGCGTTGGTGAACGAGGCGTACGGGACGCTGCTGAGGCCTCTGTCCCGGGGCGTGTACCTCCTGCGGCTGGAGTTACCGGGGGAAGCCGGCCTCGGGGAGGAACCGGAGAGCGGGCAGGCCGACAGCGGGGAGGATCCCACCTTCCTGGCCGCCGTCCTGCGCCTCAACGAGCGGCTGGAGGAGGCCCGGGGCCCGGAGGAGATCGGGCAGGTGTCCGAGGAGGTGGAGGCCCGGCTGCGGGAGCTGGACGCGGAGGTGGCCcgggccttcgaggggggacgcCCGCGGGATGCTCTGCCGCTGCTGAAGCAGATGCGATACTGGAGCAGCCTCGGGGATCGGATAAAGGAGCGTTTGCTGCCCCGCTGA